The proteins below come from a single Malus sylvestris chromosome 3, drMalSylv7.2, whole genome shotgun sequence genomic window:
- the LOC126615229 gene encoding uncharacterized protein LOC126615229 has product MTQQPSNLRWGELEDEGGEEDLTFLLPPKQVIGPDKNGIKKVIEYKIKEDGTKVKITTNIQVRKIVVNKRVVERRLWAKFGDAAPVNKGAGDRGVVDDSLTMVSTEEIVLERPRAPGSKTAGGEALGDGLGKGGEIKLCRTCGKKGDHWTAHCPNKDLAPQDPEPFTDHKRPTSGHGKYVPPNKNASGDMRRRNDDNSVRVSNLSEDTQEADLHELFRPFGPVTRAHVVRDKTTSVSRGFGFVEFVSRDDAQRAINKLDGYGYDNLILRVEWAPPKAK; this is encoded by the exons ATGACGCAGCAACCGTCCAATCTCCGATGGGGAGAGCTCGAAGATGAAGGCGGCGAGGAGGACCTGACATTCCTTCTGCCGCCGAAGCAGGTGATTGGGCCCGACAAGAACGGCATCAAGAAGGTGATTGAGTACAAGATCAAGGAGGACGGCACTAAGGTCAAGATCACAACCAATATTCAGGTTCGGAAAATCGTCGTCAATAAGCGGGTCGTGGAGCGCCGCTTGTGGGCAAAGTTCGGTGATGCCGCGCCCGTGAATAAAGGTGCGGGTGACCGAGGGGTGGTAGACGACAGTCTCACTATGGTCTCCACGGAAGAGATCGTCCTCGAGCGCCCTAGGGCTCCAG GTAGCAAAACTGCAGGAGGAGAGGCTTTGGGTGATGGACTTGGAAAAGGAGGGGAGATCAAACTTTGTAGGACTTGTGGTAAGAAGGGTGACCACTGGACTGCCCATTGCCCCAACAAGGATTTAGCCCCCCAGGACCCCGAACCGTTTACTGATCATAAGCGTCCTACGTCCGGACATGGCAAGTATGTGCCTCCTAACAAAAATGCAAGTGGTGACATGAGACGAAGGAACGATGACAACTCGGTTCGCGTTTCCAACCTTTCGGAGGACACACAGGAGGCCGACTTGCATGAACTTTTCCGGCCTTTCGGCCCCGTGACCCGTGCTCACGTTGTCCGGGACAAGACTACTTCCGTTAGCAGAGGATTTGGGTTTGTCGAGTTTGTGAGTAGGGACGATGCCCAGAGAGCAATCAACAAACTTGATGGCTACGGTTATGACAATCTCATCCTCAGGGTTGAATGGGCCCCACCCAAAGCAAAATAG